A DNA window from Thiothrix subterranea contains the following coding sequences:
- a CDS encoding ATP-binding cassette domain-containing protein, with the protein MTQVVCQFSQLTQQFDTKTVFAGLSSTLTDGLTGLVGRNGQGKSVLLALLAQDFPPTSGGIRWLVPFYWVRQLQRLQGLNLADALGVGALYDCFERIQSGEASADDFAQVEDRWHLPALWEQELHEAGLDLPLSTPVQHLSGGEQTRLALCRAFLQPDHYLLLDEPSNHLDTAGRHWLLAKLTQHPAGALVATHDRELLQQVERILELDQHGLNEYGGNYAIYHTIRDAQVAATEQQMATLKRNRQQQKLEQQAALEKSAHRRKQGERQRHSGSQSKLLMDAQQDRSENTLSKLKQQHQQRAEQLATELGATQTRLEIIKPQTLRSAPEAAHHSLCLHLSELVLPYVHHAPLTLTVQQGERWHIQGRNGSGKSTLLRVIAGLEQPISGVCEVHGRCVYLDQHFSLLDENASALTNLQRLHPDSSETLLRTELAGLRMRGDKALQPLKELSGGERLKVALLAVLVGENAPTLLLLDEPDNHLDLDSRLLLEQTLADYPGALLVVSHDPAFIAALNISASLTLTA; encoded by the coding sequence ATGACGCAAGTAGTCTGCCAGTTTTCCCAATTAACCCAACAGTTTGATACCAAAACGGTATTTGCGGGGCTTTCCTCAACGCTGACCGACGGATTGACTGGATTGGTCGGACGCAACGGGCAAGGCAAATCAGTCTTGCTCGCCCTACTCGCGCAAGATTTCCCACCCACCAGCGGCGGCATCCGCTGGCTTGTGCCGTTCTATTGGGTACGGCAATTGCAACGCCTGCAAGGTTTGAATCTGGCGGATGCGCTCGGCGTTGGCGCGTTGTATGACTGTTTCGAGCGCATCCAGTCCGGTGAAGCCAGCGCGGACGATTTTGCACAAGTCGAAGACCGTTGGCATCTGCCCGCCTTGTGGGAACAGGAACTGCATGAAGCGGGGCTGGATTTGCCCCTATCGACACCTGTCCAACACCTGAGCGGCGGCGAACAAACCCGACTGGCACTGTGTCGAGCGTTCCTGCAACCTGACCACTACCTGCTGCTGGATGAACCCAGCAACCATCTGGATACCGCAGGTCGGCACTGGCTGCTGGCAAAGCTGACCCAACACCCAGCAGGCGCATTGGTCGCCACCCACGACCGCGAATTGCTGCAACAAGTGGAACGGATTCTGGAACTGGATCAGCACGGTCTGAACGAATACGGCGGCAATTACGCAATCTACCACACCATCCGCGATGCCCAGGTTGCCGCCACCGAACAACAAATGGCAACGCTCAAACGCAACCGCCAGCAACAAAAACTCGAACAACAAGCGGCGTTGGAAAAATCCGCCCATCGCCGCAAACAGGGCGAACGTCAACGCCATTCCGGTTCGCAAAGCAAACTGCTGATGGATGCGCAACAAGATCGCTCAGAAAACACGCTATCCAAACTCAAGCAACAACACCAGCAACGCGCCGAACAACTGGCAACCGAATTGGGCGCTACCCAAACCCGGCTGGAAATCATCAAACCGCAAACCTTACGCTCTGCCCCGGAAGCAGCACATCACAGCCTGTGCCTGCATCTGTCCGAACTGGTGTTGCCCTACGTACACCATGCGCCGCTGACCCTCACCGTACAGCAGGGCGAACGCTGGCATATCCAAGGCAGAAATGGCTCTGGCAAATCCACCCTGCTGCGCGTGATTGCCGGTCTGGAACAGCCCATTTCAGGTGTTTGCGAGGTGCATGGACGTTGCGTATATCTGGACCAGCACTTCAGCCTGCTGGATGAAAACGCATCCGCACTAACCAACCTGCAACGCTTGCACCCTGACAGCAGTGAAACCCTACTGCGTACCGAACTGGCAGGCTTACGGATGCGCGGCGACAAGGCATTGCAACCACTGAAAGAACTGAGTGGTGGCGAACGTTTAAAAGTAGCCTTGCTGGCTGTGCTGGTGGGTGAGAATGCCCCAACCTTGCTGCTGCTGGATGAACCCGACAACCATCTGGATCTGGACTCGCGTTTATTGCTGGAACAAACCTTGGCAGACTATCCCGGTGCATTGCTGGTGGTATCGCACGATCCGGCGTTTATTGCCGCCCTGAATATTTCGGCAAGCCTCACATTAACCGCTTGA
- the hrpB gene encoding ATP-dependent helicase HrpB, producing the protein MKTLCNEPFLPIDAVLDDLKQALRERHEVVLEAPPGAGKTTRVPLALLDEPWLLGKKILMLEPRRIAAKNAAHRMASLLNESAGQTVGYRMRLDHKISRKTRIEVITEGILTRQLQQDPSLEGVGLVIFDEFHERNLDSDLALSLCLKGRELFRDDSNPLKLLVMSATLDSVAIASLLDDAPVVRSAGRTYPVNIRYGQAAKPNERIVERMVATLRQALSDNPDSSILAFLPGQGEIHRTTEALGEWLVERKIRGVHLRPMYGNLTLDEQQQAIAPLANPDERKVVLATNIAETSLTIEGVDVVVDSGLVREARFDPGTSMTGLHTTRISRASSTQRAGRAGRLAPGMCYRLWTESQQEQLAAHNTPEILRADLAPLALQLLQWGVDEPTELRWLDVPPSGLWQQALDLLETLGAIARKGKATVLTAHGQVMCNLPVHPRLAHLLICGAQAGHLNAAANLASLLSERNPFSQDNPDISQSLEILTGTSRCPYPQQGWLQRTRQLANQFMEQIRSQKLPESSVSFLLPVAQINGYLLACAYPDRIARRRHSGGYQLANGRSADLPDKHALGNQAWLAIAEVSSMVGKSSDTIRSAAALDDKLFASALADQVRVQTVVEWDNKAGRFIAEAQQKIGALVLQRKALQAVPGEAKSTALIGFIRKQGLDVLPWQAEQEQWCARINLLRGVEPERAWPDVSRANLLATLEDWLAPYLNAVNVLGDFKKLDLTSILSSLLPWEMQQRIEQLAPKHIEVPSGHDIAIDYSQSPPVLAVKLQEMFGCQQTPTIANGRVALLVHLLSPAGRPLQITQDLAGFWRTSYHEVKKDMKGRYPKHPWPDDPLQAIATRKVKRLM; encoded by the coding sequence ATGAAAACGCTATGTAACGAACCGTTCCTCCCCATTGATGCCGTCCTCGACGACCTAAAACAAGCCCTACGTGAACGTCACGAAGTCGTGCTGGAAGCGCCACCGGGCGCGGGCAAAACCACCCGCGTGCCATTGGCCTTGCTGGATGAGCCGTGGCTTTTGGGCAAAAAAATCCTCATGCTCGAACCGCGCCGCATTGCTGCCAAAAATGCCGCGCACCGCATGGCAAGCCTGCTGAACGAAAGCGCAGGCCAAACCGTCGGCTACCGGATGCGCCTCGACCATAAAATCAGCCGCAAAACCCGTATCGAAGTTATTACCGAAGGCATCCTCACTCGTCAACTACAGCAAGACCCATCGCTGGAAGGCGTTGGCTTGGTGATTTTCGACGAATTCCACGAACGCAATCTCGATTCCGACCTCGCCCTCAGCTTGTGTTTGAAAGGGCGTGAACTGTTCCGCGATGATAGCAATCCGCTGAAACTGCTGGTCATGTCCGCTACCTTGGATAGCGTTGCGATTGCCAGCCTGCTGGATGATGCGCCAGTAGTACGCAGCGCAGGCCGCACCTATCCGGTAAATATCCGCTACGGGCAAGCCGCCAAACCCAATGAGCGCATTGTCGAGCGCATGGTTGCTACCTTGCGGCAAGCCTTGAGCGACAACCCCGACAGCAGCATCCTCGCTTTCCTGCCCGGTCAGGGGGAAATTCACCGCACCACCGAAGCACTCGGCGAATGGTTGGTGGAACGCAAAATTCGCGGCGTACACCTGCGCCCAATGTACGGCAACCTCACGCTGGACGAACAGCAACAAGCCATTGCCCCGCTTGCCAACCCGGACGAACGCAAAGTGGTGCTGGCAACCAACATCGCTGAAACTAGCCTGACCATCGAAGGCGTGGATGTGGTGGTCGATTCCGGGCTGGTGCGCGAAGCCCGTTTCGACCCCGGTACGAGCATGACCGGCTTACACACCACACGCATTTCTCGCGCCTCCAGCACCCAACGTGCCGGACGTGCAGGTCGTCTTGCCCCCGGCATGTGCTATCGACTGTGGACGGAAAGCCAGCAAGAACAACTTGCCGCCCACAATACCCCTGAAATCCTGCGTGCCGACCTCGCCCCGCTTGCCCTGCAACTGCTGCAATGGGGTGTGGATGAGCCGACGGAACTGCGTTGGCTGGATGTGCCGCCTTCCGGTCTTTGGCAACAAGCACTGGATTTGCTGGAAACGCTCGGCGCGATTGCACGCAAGGGCAAAGCCACGGTGCTGACTGCGCACGGGCAAGTGATGTGCAATCTGCCCGTGCATCCGCGCCTTGCCCACCTGCTGATTTGCGGCGCACAAGCCGGACACCTGAACGCTGCCGCCAACCTTGCGAGCCTGCTTTCCGAGCGCAATCCGTTCAGCCAAGACAATCCAGACATTAGCCAATCGCTGGAAATACTGACAGGCACAAGCCGTTGTCCATACCCGCAACAGGGCTGGTTACAGCGTACCCGCCAACTGGCAAACCAATTTATGGAACAAATCCGCAGCCAGAAATTGCCAGAAAGCAGCGTGAGCTTTTTGCTGCCCGTCGCGCAAATCAATGGCTATTTGCTGGCCTGTGCCTACCCCGATCGTATTGCACGGCGGCGGCATTCCGGCGGCTACCAGCTTGCCAACGGGCGCAGTGCCGACTTGCCCGACAAACACGCGCTCGGCAATCAGGCATGGCTGGCGATTGCGGAAGTCAGCAGCATGGTGGGCAAAAGCAGCGACACCATCCGCTCCGCTGCCGCGCTGGATGACAAGCTGTTTGCCAGTGCATTGGCAGATCAGGTGCGCGTGCAAACCGTGGTGGAATGGGATAACAAAGCCGGGCGTTTCATCGCCGAAGCACAGCAAAAAATCGGCGCATTGGTGTTACAGCGCAAAGCCCTGCAAGCCGTACCGGGTGAAGCTAAAAGCACCGCACTGATCGGTTTCATCCGCAAGCAAGGGCTGGATGTATTGCCCTGGCAGGCGGAACAGGAACAATGGTGCGCAAGAATCAATCTTTTGCGAGGTGTCGAACCGGAACGAGCATGGCCTGATGTCAGCCGCGCTAACTTGCTGGCAACACTGGAAGATTGGCTTGCACCGTATCTGAATGCAGTTAATGTGCTGGGTGATTTCAAAAAGCTCGATTTGACCAGCATCCTCAGCAGTCTATTGCCGTGGGAAATGCAACAGCGCATCGAACAGCTTGCGCCCAAACATATTGAAGTGCCTTCCGGTCATGACATCGCCATCGACTACAGCCAATCGCCGCCGGTACTCGCGGTGAAATTGCAGGAAATGTTTGGTTGCCAACAAACCCCGACCATTGCCAATGGCAGGGTTGCGCTGCTGGTGCATCTGCTGTCTCCTGCGGGCAGGCCGTTGCAGATTACGCAGGATTTGGCGGGGTTCTGGCGCACCTCTTACCATGAGGTGAAAAAGGATATGAAAGGGCGTTACCCCAAGCATCCGTGGCCGGATGATCCGTTGCAGGCGATTGCCACGCGCAAGGTCAAGCGGTTAATGTGA
- a CDS encoding SIR2 family protein — protein MSEMTLQTLLAGVANNTIVPYLGAGALQGSVDKLSGVAIPADSDSLILAMNGGKPMSKRLMWEFPRAAMDVELKRGRKAVHNFLEDTYGKRKWTRAPLHDWLASIEPHYVIDSNRDTQLQDTYADQPHTLIRGTARISGTNYRFVLNEYVGSGGYREITQEEVNPALPILFKPMGSPRPDANYIASDADYVDYITELMGGFAIPDFLKEYRKGKQYLFIGMRLQRDTDRMVMSDITYASAEPKGWALIPQPTDKEVRFCARMGIEIIAADVADLLAAAGVTGYHAQHENAM, from the coding sequence ATGTCAGAAATGACGCTTCAAACCCTGCTCGCCGGGGTCGCCAACAATACCATCGTCCCCTACCTCGGCGCAGGTGCGCTGCAAGGTTCGGTCGATAAACTGAGCGGCGTTGCCATTCCTGCTGACAGCGACAGCCTGATCCTTGCCATGAACGGCGGCAAACCGATGTCGAAACGCCTGATGTGGGAATTCCCGCGTGCGGCGATGGATGTGGAGCTGAAACGCGGGCGCAAAGCCGTCCACAACTTCCTCGAAGACACCTACGGCAAGCGCAAGTGGACACGCGCCCCGTTGCACGATTGGCTTGCCAGCATCGAGCCGCATTACGTGATCGACAGCAACCGCGATACCCAGTTGCAGGATACCTACGCCGACCAGCCGCATACGCTGATCCGGGGAACGGCGCGGATTTCTGGCACGAATTACCGTTTCGTGCTGAACGAATACGTGGGTAGCGGTGGCTACCGCGAGATTACGCAGGAAGAGGTCAATCCCGCACTGCCTATCCTGTTCAAGCCAATGGGTAGCCCGCGCCCGGATGCCAATTACATTGCCTCCGACGCAGACTATGTGGACTACATCACCGAGTTGATGGGCGGGTTTGCGATTCCCGATTTCCTCAAGGAATACCGCAAGGGCAAGCAATATTTGTTCATCGGGATGCGCTTGCAACGCGACACCGACCGCATGGTGATGTCGGACATTACCTACGCCTCGGCTGAACCCAAAGGCTGGGCATTGATTCCGCAACCGACTGACAAGGAAGTACGGTTTTGTGCGCGTATGGGGATTGAGATTATCGCGGCGGATGTCGCTGATTTGCTGGCAGCTGCGGGTGTCACTGGCTATCATGCCCAGCATGAAAACGCTATGTAA
- the nifA gene encoding nif-specific transcriptional activator NifA: MSHDNAQLQQTLNLLEDELACIYAVSKVLSRSLNLKETLREVLRVLHEEGQLEHGMVSLLDGDSGDLLLLELHRADKLTVENVRYRAGEGIMGLAIEMDKPLIIRKLADEPRFLDKLGVYNPVLPLIAVPIRARGDEIVGVLAAQPPAELHLLGERRRFLEMIGNLIGQNVVLANEVASDKQELQKERDSLRRKVKGESGFANLIGRTRVMQVVFDQARQVAKWNTTVLIRGESGTGKELIANAIHYHSPRANNAFIKLNCAALPDNLLESELFGHEKGAFTGAISQRKGRFEQADGGTLFLDEIGEITPAFQAKLLRVLQEGEFERVGGTRTLKVDVRVIAATNRNLEQEVRAGEFREDLYYRLNVMPIIMPPLRERLEDIPDLARFLVNKISNKQGRPLDIGDSAIRALMHHGWPGNVRELENCMERAAILSADGHIDQQVIRLTGLDSQFPADDGCGGGRDAKFCVSTAAGSGKPKADLNDPDLDERERVIAALEEAGWVQAKAARLLNMTPRQIAYRIQILNIQVRQI, translated from the coding sequence ATGAGCCACGACAACGCGCAATTGCAACAAACCCTGAACTTGCTGGAAGACGAACTTGCCTGTATTTACGCCGTCAGCAAGGTGTTAAGCCGCTCCCTCAACCTCAAGGAAACCTTGCGCGAAGTGTTGCGCGTATTGCACGAAGAAGGCCAGCTCGAACACGGCATGGTCAGCCTGCTGGATGGCGATAGCGGCGATTTGCTGCTGCTGGAATTGCACCGTGCCGACAAACTTACCGTGGAAAATGTGCGCTACCGAGCAGGCGAAGGCATTATGGGGCTGGCGATTGAAATGGATAAGCCGCTCATTATCCGCAAGTTAGCCGATGAACCGCGTTTTCTCGACAAACTCGGCGTATACAACCCGGTGTTGCCGCTGATTGCCGTCCCCATCCGCGCGCGTGGTGATGAAATCGTCGGCGTATTAGCCGCGCAACCGCCCGCCGAACTGCATTTGCTGGGCGAACGCCGCCGCTTTCTCGAAATGATCGGCAACCTGATCGGGCAAAACGTCGTCCTTGCCAACGAAGTCGCCAGCGACAAGCAGGAACTGCAAAAAGAACGCGACTCCTTGCGCCGCAAGGTCAAAGGCGAATCCGGTTTCGCCAATCTGATCGGACGCACCCGCGTCATGCAAGTCGTGTTCGACCAAGCGCGGCAAGTCGCCAAATGGAACACTACCGTGCTCATTCGCGGCGAATCCGGTACGGGTAAAGAGCTGATTGCCAACGCCATTCACTACCATTCGCCCCGCGCCAACAATGCTTTCATCAAACTCAACTGCGCCGCATTGCCGGACAATTTGCTCGAATCCGAACTGTTCGGGCATGAAAAAGGCGCATTTACCGGCGCAATCAGCCAACGCAAAGGACGTTTCGAGCAAGCCGACGGCGGCACGCTGTTTCTGGATGAAATCGGTGAAATCACCCCCGCGTTCCAAGCCAAATTGCTACGGGTCTTGCAGGAAGGCGAGTTCGAGCGCGTCGGCGGTACGCGCACTCTCAAGGTCGATGTGCGCGTCATCGCCGCCACCAACCGCAATCTGGAACAGGAAGTGCGAGCAGGCGAATTCCGCGAAGACTTGTATTACCGCCTCAACGTGATGCCGATCATTATGCCGCCGTTGCGTGAACGGCTGGAAGACATCCCCGACCTTGCCCGCTTTCTGGTCAATAAAATCAGTAACAAGCAAGGGCGACCGCTGGATATTGGCGACAGTGCGATTCGTGCGCTGATGCACCACGGCTGGCCGGGCAATGTGCGCGAGTTGGAAAACTGCATGGAACGTGCCGCGATTCTCAGCGCCGATGGGCATATCGACCAGCAAGTGATCCGTTTGACGGGGCTGGATAGCCAATTTCCGGCTGATGATGGCTGTGGTGGTGGTAGAGACGCAAAATTTTGCGTCTCTACGGCGGCAGGTAGCGGCAAACCGAAGGCGGATTTGAATGACCCGGATCTGGATGAACGCGAGCGCGTGATTGCCGCACTGGAAGAAGCGGGTTGGGTGCAAGCCAAAGCCGCACGGTTGCTGAATATGACACCACGGCAAATTGCCTACCGCATCCAGATACTGAATATTCAGGTGCGGCAAATCTGA
- the nifL gene encoding nitrogen fixation negative regulator NifL, translating to MHKPSTSFAEHYADLSRIAGFEHVTPGLSLQAILETVEQAPVAISITDTRANILYVNSAFEELTGYSRDEICGQNESVLSCKTTPLELYRTLWRTIQSGKEWRGTLINRNKAGERYLAEVTIAPVLDAQRNITNFLGMHRDISVIHNLEQQLKHQKILSDTIFDLAPAIVVLLDSNRNILMDNKAYKRLKVEFGSIEPIHLFLDALKDRLPSLDGETFDNFHDVQVRFDAPNGNECWFTLSGIHVEELDDAAKNYFALTNSGGHYLLLVATDITTRKAELERARIQHLKVQMAEQELTSSIRETLAGAIFQLETPLNVIQAALVMPPSSTEALYPVLQQVLESSYRAINAMRMAIPRAEHGTYSLVNINQVLKDLLIIATDRMLSEGVVVDWRPEPVLPAIMGNEASLRRMFNYLLDNALLALHEAGRVYRELRIHTRLHDDSISVEITDNGIGIPPALRLKVFEPFHSGWKRGNGNVGMGLCMAQEIVNNHSGSISIDPDYPNGCRIRVNLPLKTSNGGME from the coding sequence ATGCACAAGCCAAGCACCTCATTCGCCGAACACTACGCCGACCTCTCGCGCATTGCCGGATTCGAGCATGTGACCCCCGGCTTATCGCTGCAAGCCATCCTCGAAACCGTGGAGCAAGCCCCCGTTGCGATTTCCATTACCGACACCCGCGCCAATATCCTCTACGTCAACAGCGCGTTTGAGGAATTAACCGGCTATTCCCGCGACGAGATTTGCGGGCAAAACGAATCGGTACTGTCCTGCAAAACCACCCCGCTGGAACTTTACCGCACCCTGTGGCGCACCATCCAAAGCGGCAAAGAATGGCGCGGCACGCTGATCAACCGCAACAAAGCGGGCGAACGCTACCTCGCCGAAGTCACCATTGCGCCCGTGCTGGATGCCCAGCGCAATATCACCAACTTCCTCGGAATGCACCGCGATATTTCGGTCATTCACAATCTGGAACAGCAACTCAAACACCAAAAAATCCTCTCCGACACCATTTTCGACCTCGCCCCCGCCATCGTGGTATTGCTCGACAGCAACCGCAATATCCTGATGGATAACAAAGCCTACAAACGCCTCAAAGTCGAATTCGGCAGCATCGAACCCATCCACCTATTCCTCGACGCGCTCAAAGATCGCCTGCCCTCGCTTGACGGTGAAACCTTCGACAATTTTCACGACGTGCAAGTCCGTTTCGACGCGCCCAATGGCAACGAATGCTGGTTCACCCTCTCCGGCATCCACGTCGAAGAACTCGACGATGCCGCCAAAAACTATTTCGCCTTAACCAACAGCGGCGGGCATTACCTGCTGTTGGTTGCCACCGACATCACTACCCGCAAAGCCGAGCTGGAACGCGCCCGCATCCAACACCTCAAAGTACAAATGGCGGAACAGGAACTCACCAGCAGCATCCGCGAAACTTTGGCAGGCGCGATTTTCCAACTGGAAACTCCGCTCAACGTGATCCAAGCCGCGCTGGTCATGCCGCCCTCTTCCACCGAAGCCTTGTACCCGGTGTTGCAACAAGTGCTGGAATCGTCCTACCGCGCCATCAACGCCATGCGCATGGCAATCCCCAGAGCCGAACACGGCACGTATTCTTTGGTCAACATCAATCAAGTGCTCAAAGACTTGCTGATTATTGCGACTGACCGGATGCTCTCAGAAGGCGTAGTCGTCGATTGGCGACCCGAACCCGTGCTACCCGCCATCATGGGCAACGAAGCCTCCTTGCGGCGTATGTTCAATTACCTGCTCGACAATGCCCTGCTCGCACTGCACGAAGCCGGGCGCGTCTACCGCGAATTGCGCATTCACACCCGTTTGCACGACGACAGCATTAGCGTAGAAATCACCGACAACGGCATTGGCATTCCCCCCGCGCTACGCCTGAAAGTGTTTGAACCCTTCCACAGCGGCTGGAAACGCGGCAACGGCAATGTCGGCATGGGCTTGTGCATGGCGCAAGAAATCGTCAACAACCACAGCGGCAGTATCAGCATTGACCCCGATTACCCCAACGGTTGCCGCATCCGTGTCAACCTACCCCTAAAAACCAGCAACGGGGGGATGGAATGA
- the rsxA gene encoding electron transport complex subunit RsxA, with amino-acid sequence MEYFMILLGTVLVNNVVLVKFLGLCPFMGVSKQIDSAIGMGMATTFVLTLASVAGWMLEHWVLQPFDLGFLRILSFILVIAATVQFTEMVIKKVSPALYQVLGIFLPLITTNCAVLGVALLNVQEQHSFLQTLLYGFGSAVGFTLVLVIFAGLRERLALAQVPAAFGGLPIAFIVAGLLSLAFMGFAGLASQ; translated from the coding sequence ATGGAATATTTCATGATCTTGCTCGGTACAGTACTGGTGAACAACGTGGTGTTGGTCAAGTTCCTGGGGCTTTGCCCGTTCATGGGGGTTTCCAAGCAGATTGATTCGGCGATTGGCATGGGCATGGCGACGACGTTTGTGCTGACGCTGGCGTCGGTGGCGGGCTGGATGCTAGAACATTGGGTGTTGCAGCCGTTTGATCTGGGATTCCTGCGGATTTTGTCGTTTATTTTGGTGATTGCGGCGACGGTGCAGTTTACCGAAATGGTGATTAAGAAGGTGTCGCCTGCGCTGTATCAGGTGTTGGGGATTTTCCTGCCGCTGATTACCACCAATTGCGCGGTACTGGGCGTGGCTCTGCTGAATGTGCAGGAACAGCACAGTTTTCTGCAAACCTTGCTGTACGGCTTTGGGTCGGCGGTGGGGTTTACCTTGGTGCTGGTGATTTTTGCAGGTTTGCGGGAACGGTTGGCGTTGGCGCAAGTGCCAGCGGCGTTTGGTGGGTTGCCGATTGCGTTCATTGTTGCCGGGTTGTTGTCGCTGGCCTTTATGGGTTTTGCGGGGCTGGCGAGCCAATAG
- the rsxB gene encoding electron transport complex subunit RsxB, with protein sequence MTAILILMTLGLLLGGLLGLAGQYFKVEGNPLQEEIESLLPGSQCGQCGFPGCSPAAEAIANGAAPVTACPPGGKALAETLAAKLGVSVDLSGVADKGPMIAYVHENLCIGCTKCFKRCPTDAILGSSKQIHAVFADACTGCEKCFEVCPTECIEMRPLTHTVQTWYWPSPIMTGVAA encoded by the coding sequence ATGACTGCGATTTTGATTCTGATGACCTTGGGGTTGTTGCTGGGCGGGCTGTTAGGGCTGGCAGGCCAGTATTTCAAGGTGGAAGGCAACCCGTTACAGGAAGAAATTGAATCCCTGCTGCCCGGTTCGCAGTGTGGGCAGTGCGGCTTTCCCGGTTGCAGCCCGGCGGCGGAAGCGATTGCGAATGGTGCAGCCCCCGTGACCGCTTGTCCGCCCGGTGGCAAGGCATTGGCGGAAACCTTGGCGGCGAAATTGGGGGTGAGTGTTGACCTTTCCGGTGTGGCAGACAAGGGGCCGATGATTGCGTATGTGCATGAAAATTTGTGCATCGGCTGCACCAAGTGCTTTAAGCGTTGCCCGACGGATGCAATTTTGGGCAGTTCCAAGCAGATTCATGCGGTGTTTGCGGATGCTTGCACCGGCTGCGAGAAGTGCTTTGAGGTTTGCCCGACGGAATGTATTGAAATGCGCCCGCTGACGCATACGGTGCAAACGTGGTATTGGCCGAGTCCGATCATGACAGGAGTTGCAGCATGA
- the rsxC gene encoding electron transport complex subunit RsxC, producing MKLFRIRGGVHPHDCKTLSADKAIEDLPMPSLLHIPLQQHIGAAAKPAVKRGDHVLKGQLLANSQGMISAPIHAPTSGRVVGVGHYPAHHASGLSVHTITLQPDGKDEWIELSPPADPFALDPAEIATRVAAAGIVGMGGATFPSAVKLNLRNRYKLHTLVINGAECEPYLTCDDRIMREYSANVIDGIRIMAYALGVENIIIGIENNKPQAQAAMREAATTFPNIQVVGLPMRYPMGSEKHLVQTLTGLETPARGLTADIGIVVHNPATALAVRDALREGKPLVSRVVTVSGGAVRQPRNLRVLLGTKVQDVIDHCEGFNVEPARLISGGPMMGNLLPDTRVPLVKGCNGILALTAKEVSENQESPCIRCASCVQACPCGLLPLEMAANARAGNLDAVTKLGLMDCIACGSCSYVCPAHIPLVQYFNYAKGELASRQRAKHKQDETKRLIERRNERMAAQERAKKEMMERRKREAAAKKAAAAAAAAKTAQEASA from the coding sequence ATGAAACTGTTCCGCATCCGTGGCGGCGTACACCCGCACGATTGCAAGACCCTGAGTGCGGACAAAGCCATCGAAGACCTGCCGATGCCGAGCCTGTTGCACATTCCCTTGCAGCAGCACATTGGCGCGGCGGCGAAACCGGCGGTCAAACGCGGCGATCACGTCCTCAAGGGTCAATTGCTCGCCAATAGCCAAGGGATGATTTCCGCGCCCATCCATGCCCCTACCTCCGGGCGCGTCGTCGGGGTCGGGCATTACCCCGCGCACCACGCCTCCGGCCTGTCGGTACACACCATCACCCTGCAACCCGATGGCAAGGATGAGTGGATCGAACTTTCCCCACCCGCTGACCCGTTCGCACTCGACCCTGCCGAAATCGCCACCCGCGTCGCTGCTGCTGGTATCGTTGGCATGGGCGGCGCAACTTTCCCCTCCGCCGTCAAACTGAACCTGCGCAACCGTTACAAGCTGCACACGCTGGTGATCAATGGCGCGGAATGCGAACCCTACCTGACCTGTGATGACCGCATCATGCGCGAATATTCCGCCAACGTGATCGACGGCATTCGCATCATGGCTTACGCGCTGGGGGTGGAAAATATCATCATCGGCATCGAAAACAACAAACCACAAGCACAAGCTGCCATGCGTGAAGCCGCTACCACTTTCCCCAACATCCAGGTGGTCGGTTTGCCAATGCGCTACCCGATGGGGTCGGAAAAACATCTGGTGCAAACCCTCACCGGGCTGGAAACGCCTGCGCGTGGCTTGACCGCTGACATCGGCATTGTGGTGCATAATCCGGCAACCGCGCTGGCAGTCCGTGATGCTTTGCGCGAAGGCAAACCGCTCGTTTCCCGCGTCGTCACTGTTTCTGGCGGGGCAGTGCGCCAGCCACGCAACCTGCGCGTATTGCTCGGCACGAAAGTGCAGGACGTGATCGACCATTGCGAAGGTTTCAACGTCGAACCTGCCCGTCTGATCAGCGGCGGCCCGATGATGGGCAACCTGCTGCCCGATACCCGCGTACCGCTGGTGAAAGGTTGCAACGGTATTCTCGCCCTCACCGCCAAAGAGGTGTCTGAAAATCAGGAGTCGCCCTGCATCCGCTGCGCCAGTTGCGTGCAAGCCTGCCCGTGCGGGCTGTTGCCGCTGGAAATGGCGGCCAATGCCCGCGCTGGCAACCTCGATGCCGTCACCAAACTGGGGCTGATGGATTGCATCGCCTGCGGTTCGTGTTCCTACGTTTGCCCCGCGCACATTCCGTTGGTGCAATATTTCAACTACGCCAAGGGTGAACTCGCCAGCCGCCAACGCGCCAAGCACAAGCAGGACGAAACCAAACGCCTGATTGAACGGCGCAACGAACGTATGGCAGCGCAAGAACGTGCCAAGAAAGAAATGATGGAACGTCGCAAACGCGAAGCCGCCGCTAAGAAAGCTGCCGCAGCGGCTGCCGCTGCCAAAACCGCACAGGAGGCAAGCGCATGA